In a genomic window of Rhodovulum sp. P5:
- a CDS encoding ABC transporter permease, with product MSQLDLPPYATTGQKIWHYAFLVICGLIFFFLIAPIMVIIPLSFNAEDFFTFTPEMLAFDPDGYSLKHYRDFFTNPDWQQALWNSVKIAPAATVLSVSLGTLAAVGLSQDHVPFRRSIMAILISPMIVPLIISAAGMYFFYSRIGLQGTYVGVVLAHAALGIPFVIITVTATLVGFDRSLTRAAANLGADPVTTFFKVQMPLILPGVISGGLFAFITSFDEVVVVLFVGSANQQTLPWQMFTGLREQISPTILAVATILVTISILLLSAVEILRRRSEKLRGMSPG from the coding sequence ATGTCTCAACTTGACCTTCCCCCCTATGCCACGACCGGCCAGAAGATATGGCACTATGCGTTCCTTGTGATCTGCGGGCTGATCTTCTTCTTCCTGATCGCGCCGATCATGGTGATCATACCGCTCAGCTTCAACGCCGAGGATTTCTTTACCTTCACGCCGGAGATGCTGGCCTTTGATCCCGACGGGTATTCGCTGAAACACTACCGGGATTTCTTCACCAACCCCGACTGGCAGCAGGCGCTGTGGAATTCGGTCAAGATTGCGCCGGCCGCGACGGTCCTGTCGGTTTCACTGGGCACCCTGGCCGCGGTGGGGCTGTCTCAGGACCATGTCCCGTTCCGCCGGTCGATCATGGCGATCCTGATTTCGCCGATGATCGTTCCGCTGATCATCTCGGCGGCGGGGATGTACTTCTTCTATTCCCGGATCGGGTTGCAGGGCACCTATGTCGGTGTTGTGCTGGCCCATGCCGCGCTGGGGATTCCGTTCGTCATCATCACCGTGACCGCCACGCTGGTGGGTTTCGACCGGTCGCTGACGCGGGCCGCGGCAAATCTGGGTGCGGATCCGGTGACGACGTTCTTCAAGGTGCAGATGCCGCTGATCCTGCCCGGCGTGATCTCTGGGGGGCTTTTTGCCTTCATCACCTCCTTCGATGAGGTCGTGGTGGTGCTGTTCGTCGGCTCGGCCAACCAGCAGACGCTGCCGTGGCAGATGTTCACCGGCCTGCGGGAACAGATCAGCCCGACGATCCTGGCGGTGGCCACGATCCTTGTGACGATCTCCATCCTGCTGTTGTCGGCGGTGGAAATCCTGCGCCGCCGGTCTGAAAAGCTGCGGGGGATGAGCCCGGGCTGA
- a CDS encoding DUF4389 domain-containing protein, with product MSDTPSSQDKPAAASAAVEKALKGDDRAIWARGGWMLVLLILFSVAQTLLVVTAVLQFGWLLFTKKSNPYVKDFGTKLGNWMAMNARFQALDSDEKPFPWSAWK from the coding sequence ATGTCTGATACCCCCTCATCGCAAGACAAGCCGGCAGCCGCTTCGGCAGCCGTGGAAAAGGCCCTGAAAGGCGATGACCGCGCAATCTGGGCGCGCGGTGGCTGGATGCTGGTTCTGCTGATCCTGTTCTCGGTCGCACAGACCCTGCTTGTGGTCACCGCGGTGCTTCAGTTCGGCTGGCTGCTGTTCACCAAGAAGAGCAACCCCTACGTCAAGGATTTCGGAACGAAGCTGGGCAACTGGATGGCGATGAACGCCCGCTTCCAGGCGCTGGACAGTGACGAAAAGCCCTTCCCATGGAGCGCGTGGAAATAG
- a CDS encoding M3 family oligoendopeptidase translates to MRLTPPTPVFDANASAGGELGNLPEWDLSDLYAAPDAPEIARDLDWLETECAAFAKDYEGKLADLDAAGMLTCVHRYEAISQVSGRIMSFAGLRYYQNTVDAERAKFLSDLQDKITTFTTPLVFFTLEMNRIEDAKLDALFEANADLARYKPVFDRMRAMRPHQLSDELEKFLHDQSVVGATAWNKLFDETIAGLDFDVDGETFNIEGTLNFLTDPDRAKREAAAKSLATVFGENIKIFARVHNTLAKEKEVEDRWRKMPTPQTGRHLSNHVEPEVVEALRNAVVAAYPKLSHRYYALKAKWMGLDKLQVWDRNAPLPIEEPKTVDWEQAKATVLDAYSDFSPKMAEIAEPFFHKGWIDAGVKPGKAPGAFAHPTVTDVHPYVMLNYLGKPRDVMTLAHELGHGVHQVLAADQGELLSSTPLTLAETASVFGEMLTFRKLLSSAATPAQKKTLLAGKVEDMINTVVRQIAFYDFECKLHDARREGELTPENINEIWMSVQGESLGPVFEFMDGYETFWAYIPHFVHSPFYVYAYAFGDGLVNALYAVYEESGADFQEKYFEMLKAGGSKHHKELLAPFGLDASDPAFWDKGLSMISGLIDELEAMED, encoded by the coding sequence ATGCGCCTGACCCCGCCCACCCCCGTCTTCGATGCCAATGCCAGCGCCGGAGGAGAGCTGGGCAACCTGCCCGAATGGGATCTGAGCGATCTGTACGCCGCCCCCGACGCACCGGAAATCGCCCGCGACCTCGACTGGCTGGAAACCGAATGCGCGGCCTTCGCCAAGGACTACGAGGGCAAACTGGCCGATCTGGATGCCGCGGGCATGCTGACATGCGTCCACCGGTACGAGGCGATCAGCCAGGTCTCTGGCCGAATCATGTCGTTCGCGGGCCTGCGCTATTACCAGAACACGGTCGATGCCGAACGCGCCAAGTTCCTGTCCGATCTGCAGGACAAGATCACCACCTTCACCACGCCGCTGGTCTTCTTCACGCTGGAGATGAACCGGATCGAGGATGCAAAACTCGATGCGCTGTTCGAGGCCAATGCCGATCTGGCCCGCTACAAGCCCGTCTTCGACCGGATGCGCGCGATGCGGCCCCACCAGTTGTCCGACGAGTTGGAGAAATTCCTGCACGATCAGTCCGTCGTTGGCGCGACCGCGTGGAACAAGCTGTTCGACGAGACCATCGCGGGTCTTGATTTTGACGTCGACGGCGAGACCTTCAATATCGAGGGAACGCTGAACTTCCTGACCGACCCCGACCGCGCAAAGCGCGAGGCCGCGGCGAAATCGCTTGCCACGGTCTTTGGTGAGAACATCAAGATCTTCGCCCGCGTCCACAACACGCTGGCCAAAGAAAAGGAGGTCGAGGACCGCTGGCGGAAGATGCCGACACCGCAGACCGGGCGGCACCTGTCCAATCATGTCGAACCCGAAGTGGTCGAAGCGCTGCGCAATGCCGTTGTGGCGGCCTACCCGAAGCTGTCGCACCGCTACTATGCGCTGAAGGCGAAATGGATGGGGCTCGACAAGTTGCAGGTCTGGGACCGGAACGCACCCCTTCCCATCGAAGAGCCCAAGACCGTGGACTGGGAACAGGCCAAGGCCACGGTTCTGGATGCCTATTCCGATTTCTCGCCGAAGATGGCCGAAATCGCGGAGCCGTTCTTCCACAAGGGCTGGATCGATGCCGGCGTGAAGCCGGGCAAGGCCCCGGGTGCGTTTGCCCATCCCACGGTGACGGATGTCCACCCCTATGTGATGCTGAACTACCTTGGCAAACCGCGGGACGTGATGACGCTGGCCCACGAACTCGGCCACGGCGTGCATCAGGTGCTGGCCGCCGATCAGGGGGAGCTTCTGTCCTCAACGCCCCTGACACTGGCCGAAACGGCGAGCGTCTTTGGCGAGATGCTGACCTTCCGCAAACTGCTTTCGTCCGCCGCGACACCGGCGCAAAAGAAGACACTGCTCGCCGGCAAGGTGGAGGACATGATCAACACGGTCGTCCGGCAGATCGCCTTCTATGACTTCGAATGCAAACTGCACGACGCCCGGCGCGAGGGCGAACTGACGCCGGAGAACATCAACGAGATCTGGATGAGCGTTCAGGGCGAAAGCCTCGGCCCCGTGTTCGAGTTCATGGACGGGTACGAGACCTTCTGGGCCTATATCCCGCATTTCGTGCACTCGCCCTTCTACGTTTACGCCTATGCGTTCGGCGACGGTCTCGTGAACGCGCTCTACGCCGTTTATGAGGAAAGTGGCGCAGACTTTCAGGAGAAGTATTTCGAGATGCTGAAAGCCGGCGGGTCCAAGCACCACAAGGAGTTGCTGGCACCGTTCGGGCTTGATGCCTCCGACCCGGCTTTCTGGGACAAGGGGCTTTCGATGATCTCGGGCCTGATCGACGAACTGGAGGCGATGGAAGACTGA
- a CDS encoding VPLPA-CTERM sorting domain-containing protein — MKRLLAMVSVLGLSVGAADAATRTFEAVFSGLNDYGSGALAALGAAGATEMVFTWTVDDSATPLAGPYNTSTASGVYDRVYLPYQSLSVVIGTVTLPGAASIATSDSIEIFDGVADGNLDIYDQISVASRSDRAGPNGTTITSTRFAVFDSDETVFGRAPGDPLYSGLAYPSASELNAFADAVAHITLTKSDGAYAEIYSYSATFVEQTAPVPLPASLPLLGAGIGMIWAARRRKAV, encoded by the coding sequence ATGAAACGTTTGTTGGCCATGGTGTCGGTACTTGGTCTTTCGGTCGGTGCTGCAGACGCTGCAACGCGGACGTTTGAGGCCGTATTTTCGGGGCTGAACGATTACGGAAGTGGCGCTCTGGCGGCGCTTGGGGCGGCCGGGGCGACGGAAATGGTGTTTACCTGGACCGTCGATGATAGTGCGACGCCGCTGGCAGGCCCGTACAACACGTCTACTGCAAGTGGGGTGTATGATCGTGTGTATCTGCCCTACCAGTCTTTGAGCGTGGTAATTGGGACCGTTACCCTGCCCGGAGCAGCATCGATAGCAACGAGCGATAGTATCGAGATTTTTGACGGGGTTGCAGATGGTAATCTCGACATCTACGACCAGATTAGCGTTGCCAGTCGCTCTGATCGTGCCGGACCGAACGGGACGACGATCACCAGCACGCGTTTTGCCGTCTTCGACTCCGACGAGACGGTTTTCGGCCGGGCGCCAGGCGATCCGCTTTACAGCGGTTTGGCGTATCCTTCGGCAAGCGAGCTCAACGCGTTTGCAGATGCGGTTGCCCATATCACCTTGACGAAGTCCGATGGGGCCTATGCTGAAATTTACAGCTATTCTGCGACTTTTGTTGAACAGACTGCGCCGGTGCCGCTTCCCGCAAGCTTGCCGCTTCTGGGGGCCGGGATTGGGATGATCTGGGCAGCCCGTCGCCGCAAGGCGGTCTGA